In Bradyrhizobium guangxiense, the following are encoded in one genomic region:
- a CDS encoding DODA-type extradiol aromatic ring-opening family dioxygenase, whose translation MTRFPTLFLSHGGGPWPFMEDRRVQYARTAAEFGRLPQLLPERPKAVLVITGHWEADAFTVSTSAHPPMVYDYYGFPEHTYHLKYPAPGQPELAARVKALLVGAGLDCREDPNQGFDHGTFVPLGLMYPNADMPIVLLSLKSAYDAAEHIKVGQAIAALRDEGILIVGSGLTYHNMRGFNRPESKPVSYDFEAYLNEAISNPDPARRNAMLIDWENAPSARLAHPREDHLLPLMVAAGAAGSDVGKRVFVDEVASVAMASYVFG comes from the coding sequence ATGACGCGATTTCCGACCCTCTTCCTGTCGCACGGCGGCGGGCCCTGGCCGTTCATGGAGGACAGGCGGGTGCAGTATGCCAGGACCGCCGCGGAGTTCGGCCGCTTGCCGCAGCTGCTCCCCGAAAGGCCGAAGGCCGTGCTCGTCATCACCGGCCACTGGGAGGCCGATGCCTTCACCGTGTCGACCTCGGCGCACCCGCCGATGGTGTATGATTATTACGGTTTCCCCGAGCACACCTACCACCTCAAATATCCGGCGCCCGGCCAGCCCGAGCTTGCGGCGAGGGTGAAGGCGTTGCTCGTCGGCGCGGGCCTCGATTGCCGGGAAGATCCCAATCAGGGTTTCGATCACGGCACCTTCGTGCCGCTCGGGCTGATGTATCCAAACGCCGACATGCCGATCGTGCTGCTCTCGCTGAAGTCTGCTTACGATGCGGCCGAGCATATCAAGGTCGGCCAGGCGATCGCAGCGCTGCGCGACGAGGGCATTCTCATCGTCGGCAGCGGGCTGACCTATCACAACATGCGTGGCTTCAATCGGCCGGAGTCCAAGCCCGTCTCCTACGATTTCGAGGCCTATCTGAACGAGGCGATCAGCAACCCGGATCCCGCTCGCCGCAACGCGATGCTGATTGACTGGGAGAACGCGCCGAGCGCGCGCCTTGCGCATCCGCGCGAGGACCATCTGCTGCCGCTGATGGTGGCCGCCGGCGCCGCCGGCAGCGACGTCGGCAAGCGCGTCTTCGTCGACGAGGTCGCGAGCGTGGCGATGGCCTCGTATGTGTTTGGATGA
- a CDS encoding ATP-binding protein: protein MEAVRRDALAFGEFRLDRANALLWRGAERIALPPKPFEVLCCLVDRPGELVTKDELLDAVWSELHVSESSLAVAVNALRAALGDDRQSPNYIETVPRRGYRFIAAVATAEPPAIARAADVEGASATEQAIDRRRQWRVGRTGALEMLDKALQLARAGQRQIVFITGEAGIGKTTLLQMTLDRMNQQGLGVLHCGCNELFGTHEAFLPLIGALNECCRRTDGASLLASIREHAPTWLAQMPGFLGEADRAAFQHEVFGATRERMLREFADLMERLAARRPWVIVLEDLHWSDFATVDVLSRLARRDGKAAILVLATYRPMEVAVGGHPVRAVHQDLRIHGYATELALDRLTDIDVERYLSLRFNSADFAKKLVERIFARTGGQPLFVTSLIDHLVAQGALVESDAGWQLVREDAASQDSMPRDLEGMIRQQIDHLTADERSLLEVASAAGAEVSALHIAGALDRSVLDVEQMCEDLARTDRILLVDGMTEWPSGDVSGRYAFQHALYQEILYQRLAPARRAKTHALLGAGLEQGYGLQAREIAPVLARHFELGRDFPKAMHYLGAAAEGSARRFSTREAASYLSRALDLVPHLPPEFRVAARLKLLLQRAWAWRASGDFLNSLQDLNAVVAHAAENGHEREEVNALVDLSRFCLYVDRRQSLPIAEQALVKSRAIDDAAFSALVQGNVANLKLMLCGWDRENASLSEQASALITGEQDLSMRLRRCSMEMVLEFLRANYPACCDATTRGKDLARAVGDVYLFVLYEAVEAFAQIYLGEWGRAKRNVASALAISERNANPQAVALCQLTIGWLYSEAGEYGSAARRAEDALGGMIEANPFTFFVGRNLLARAYVRMGDLARTRQHLDAMERRMEVDRVPMESLVIPHYLLTCCDYWIAIGDLDRARSSASQFLAVTSAAPDLPFLALCHEVMARIAILQQDAQLAGEHLAAAVSIVRHARLPHAAWQVYRTVAVLYGSLGHAQRAAKWRDRSRRVIASLAETLDPGDPLRSATFFDAGWDTGAR from the coding sequence GTGGAAGCTGTGCGTAGAGACGCGCTTGCCTTTGGTGAATTCCGGCTCGATCGGGCCAACGCGCTGTTGTGGCGAGGAGCGGAGCGGATCGCGCTGCCGCCGAAGCCGTTCGAGGTTCTCTGCTGTCTGGTCGATCGTCCCGGCGAGCTCGTCACCAAGGACGAGTTGCTCGACGCGGTCTGGTCCGAGCTTCACGTCAGTGAGTCCAGCCTCGCCGTCGCCGTCAACGCGCTCCGCGCGGCACTCGGTGACGACAGGCAGTCCCCCAACTATATCGAGACGGTCCCACGGCGCGGCTATCGTTTCATTGCGGCGGTCGCGACCGCCGAACCGCCTGCGATCGCGCGGGCGGCTGACGTGGAGGGGGCTTCCGCCACGGAGCAGGCTATCGATCGACGCCGGCAATGGAGGGTGGGGCGCACCGGGGCGCTCGAGATGCTGGACAAGGCACTGCAACTCGCGCGTGCCGGACAGCGCCAGATCGTCTTCATCACCGGCGAGGCGGGGATCGGCAAGACCACCCTCTTGCAAATGACCCTCGACCGGATGAACCAGCAGGGGCTGGGCGTGCTGCACTGTGGCTGCAACGAATTGTTCGGCACCCATGAGGCCTTTCTTCCGCTGATCGGAGCGCTGAACGAGTGTTGCCGTCGAACCGATGGAGCATCGCTGCTGGCTTCCATACGCGAGCACGCGCCGACCTGGCTCGCGCAAATGCCCGGCTTCCTCGGCGAAGCAGACCGGGCGGCATTCCAGCATGAGGTCTTTGGCGCAACCCGCGAGCGCATGCTGCGTGAATTTGCCGATCTCATGGAACGTCTCGCCGCCCGGCGACCATGGGTGATCGTGCTGGAAGACCTGCACTGGAGCGACTTTGCCACCGTGGATGTGCTCTCGCGCCTTGCGCGCCGGGATGGGAAGGCGGCCATCCTCGTGTTGGCCACCTATCGGCCCATGGAAGTCGCGGTCGGCGGACATCCCGTTCGCGCGGTTCACCAGGATCTGCGGATTCACGGATACGCCACCGAGCTCGCGCTCGACCGACTGACCGATATCGACGTCGAACGCTATCTGTCCCTGCGCTTCAACTCCGCCGATTTCGCCAAGAAGCTGGTCGAACGCATCTTCGCGCGAACCGGCGGACAGCCCTTGTTCGTGACCTCACTCATCGACCATCTCGTGGCGCAGGGCGCGCTCGTGGAGAGCGACGCAGGCTGGCAGCTGGTCCGCGAAGACGCGGCCTCGCAAGACAGCATGCCGCGCGACCTGGAAGGAATGATCAGGCAGCAGATCGATCACCTCACTGCGGACGAACGCAGCCTGCTCGAGGTCGCAAGTGCGGCGGGCGCGGAGGTTTCCGCGCTCCATATCGCAGGCGCCCTCGACCGCTCCGTGCTGGATGTCGAGCAGATGTGCGAGGACCTGGCGCGAACCGATCGCATCCTCCTCGTCGACGGCATGACGGAGTGGCCGAGCGGAGACGTCTCCGGGCGTTATGCGTTCCAGCACGCGCTCTACCAGGAGATCCTGTACCAGCGGCTTGCGCCCGCGCGCCGCGCAAAAACCCATGCGCTGCTCGGAGCCGGGCTCGAGCAGGGATACGGGCTGCAGGCTCGGGAGATCGCCCCCGTGCTCGCCCGCCACTTCGAACTGGGCCGCGATTTCCCGAAGGCAATGCACTATCTGGGCGCTGCCGCCGAGGGCTCGGCGCGGCGGTTCAGCACGCGCGAGGCGGCGAGCTATCTATCCCGTGCCTTGGATCTGGTGCCGCATTTGCCGCCGGAGTTTCGGGTGGCGGCACGTCTGAAGTTGCTGCTTCAGCGCGCCTGGGCCTGGCGGGCCAGCGGAGATTTCCTGAATTCGCTGCAGGATCTCAACGCGGTCGTCGCGCATGCGGCGGAGAACGGGCACGAGCGCGAAGAGGTGAACGCACTGGTCGACCTCAGCCGGTTTTGTCTTTACGTCGATCGACGCCAGAGCCTGCCTATTGCCGAACAGGCCCTCGTGAAGAGCCGTGCGATCGACGACGCCGCGTTCAGCGCGCTGGTCCAGGGGAACGTTGCCAATTTGAAGCTGATGCTCTGCGGCTGGGACCGCGAGAATGCCTCCCTTTCCGAGCAGGCCTCAGCACTGATCACCGGAGAGCAGGACCTGAGCATGCGGTTGCGACGCTGCTCGATGGAGATGGTGCTGGAGTTCCTCCGCGCGAATTATCCGGCCTGCTGCGATGCGACGACCAGGGGCAAGGACCTCGCCCGCGCGGTCGGCGACGTCTATCTGTTCGTGCTCTATGAAGCCGTCGAGGCCTTTGCGCAGATCTATCTCGGCGAATGGGGGCGGGCGAAAAGAAACGTCGCCTCCGCGTTGGCCATCTCGGAGCGGAATGCAAATCCACAGGCCGTCGCGCTGTGTCAGCTCACCATTGGATGGCTGTATTCCGAGGCCGGGGAATACGGGAGCGCGGCGCGGCGTGCTGAGGACGCGCTCGGTGGGATGATCGAGGCCAATCCGTTCACCTTCTTCGTCGGCAGGAATTTGCTGGCGCGAGCCTATGTCAGGATGGGCGACCTGGCGCGGACGCGGCAGCATCTCGACGCGATGGAGCGGCGAATGGAGGTCGATCGCGTGCCGATGGAATCGCTGGTCATCCCCCATTATCTCCTGACTTGCTGCGACTATTGGATCGCGATCGGCGATCTGGATCGCGCCCGGAGTTCCGCCAGCCAGTTTCTTGCAGTGACGAGCGCGGCACCCGACCTCCCGTTTCTCGCGCTGTGCCACGAGGTCATGGCAAGAATTGCGATCCTGCAGCAGGATGCGCAACTCGCCGGGGAGCATTTGGCGGCGGCGGTTTCGATCGTCCGTCATGCCAGGCTGCCGCATGCAGCCTGGCAGGTCTACCGCACGGTCGCGGTGCTTTATGGGAGCCTCGGACATGCGCAAAGGGCTGCGAAATGGCGGGACCGCTCCCGCCGAGTGATCGCATCGCTGGCAGAGACGCTCGATCCGGGCGATCCGCTGCGGTCGGCGACCTTTTTCGACGCCGGCTGGGACACCGGCGCGAGATAA
- a CDS encoding SemiSWEET transporter, translating to MEPVVIKLIGFAAATCTTVAYAPQAIKVWKTRSTGDISLGMFLVMVLGLALWLIYGLLSGDAPLVAANAITMVLAGGILFMKLKYG from the coding sequence ATGGAACCCGTCGTGATCAAGCTGATCGGCTTTGCCGCCGCCACCTGCACCACCGTGGCCTACGCGCCGCAAGCCATCAAGGTGTGGAAGACCCGCTCCACCGGCGACATCTCGCTCGGCATGTTTCTGGTGATGGTGCTGGGCCTGGCGCTCTGGCTGATCTACGGCCTGCTATCCGGCGATGCGCCGCTCGTCGCCGCCAACGCCATCACCATGGTGCTCGCCGGCGGCATTTTGTTCATGAAGCTGAAATACGGGTGA
- a CDS encoding catalase family protein: MSAGQYLRYDPSVEQIRPEEAEAVEAIVASISRTSARSFAKDGHGTRQQHAKGAGYLRGELIVYDDLQDHLRQGLFKQPGRFPIIVRLSTAFDRSDRVRSPRGFAIKVLGVTGPKALGDDDSTNQDLLLVNHPSYFADAMSYMHAQHKVERSLILPDLAYAPIGFVARVLVAASDRTGIPIPIVLKALGDAGSNILGETFHTEGALRFGDYIARLRLVPMSASVRRLTGQPCHDADHAVRDAVVTFFRDNAAEYELFAQLCTDLERTPIEDASIDWPEDVAPPQALGKITLPRQTADSPARRVYSDEVLSFDPWRCLAAHQPLGSIMRLRRDAYRASRTLRQQQNQYIFKQHPGEPRQISDLPD; this comes from the coding sequence ATGTCAGCCGGTCAGTATCTTCGCTATGACCCGTCCGTCGAACAAATCCGGCCGGAGGAAGCGGAGGCCGTCGAGGCGATCGTCGCCTCGATCTCACGGACGAGCGCCCGCAGCTTCGCGAAGGACGGGCACGGCACCCGGCAGCAGCACGCCAAGGGCGCCGGTTATCTCCGCGGCGAGCTGATCGTCTACGACGATCTGCAGGATCATCTGCGGCAGGGCCTGTTCAAACAGCCCGGCCGTTTCCCGATCATCGTCCGGCTCTCCACCGCATTCGACAGGAGCGACCGCGTACGTTCGCCGCGCGGATTTGCCATCAAGGTCCTGGGCGTGACTGGACCCAAGGCGCTCGGCGACGATGATTCGACGAACCAGGATCTCCTTCTCGTCAATCATCCCAGCTATTTCGCGGATGCGATGAGCTATATGCACGCGCAGCACAAGGTCGAGCGCAGCCTGATCCTGCCGGACCTGGCGTACGCGCCCATCGGCTTTGTCGCACGCGTCCTGGTCGCCGCGTCGGACAGAACAGGCATTCCGATCCCGATCGTCCTGAAAGCGCTCGGTGATGCCGGCAGCAATATTCTCGGAGAAACCTTTCACACCGAGGGAGCGCTGCGGTTCGGCGACTACATTGCAAGGCTTCGGCTGGTGCCGATGTCGGCCTCGGTCCGCCGGCTAACCGGCCAGCCGTGCCACGACGCCGATCATGCCGTGCGGGACGCCGTCGTTACCTTCTTCAGAGACAATGCGGCCGAGTACGAACTGTTCGCCCAGCTCTGCACCGACCTGGAGCGTACGCCGATCGAAGACGCCTCGATCGACTGGCCCGAGGACGTCGCGCCGCCGCAAGCCCTCGGCAAGATCACGCTTCCGCGCCAGACCGCCGACAGTCCCGCCCGTCGCGTCTATTCCGACGAGGTGCTGTCGTTCGATCCATGGCGATGCCTCGCTGCGCATCAGCCGCTCGGCTCGATCATGCGGTTGCGCAGGGATGCCTACCGTGCCTCCCGCACGCTTCGGCAGCAGCAGAATCAATACATCTTCAAACAGCACCCCGGAGAGCCGCGACAGATCTCGGATCTGCCGGATTGA
- the glgC gene encoding glucose-1-phosphate adenylyltransferase, producing MSAVGNEPLARQALAFVLAGGRGSRLLELTDRRAKPAVYFGGKSRIIDFALSNAVNSGIRRIAVATQYKAHSLIRHLQMGWNFFRPERNESFDILPASQRVSENMWYVGTADAVYQNIDIIESHACRFIVVLAGDHIYKMDYEVMLRQHVESGADVTVGCLEMPRAESSGFGIMHIDENGWIQEFLEKPKDPPPMPGKPDVSLASMGIYVFNAKLLFDQLKRDAEDPNSNHDFGRDIIPYLVKNGRAIAHQFSTSCVRSSSNNGAYWRDVGTVDAYWSANIDLTDVVPELDLFDRAWPIWSYAEITPPAKFVHDEESRRGQAVSSLVSGGCIISGASLRRSLLFTGVRVNSYANVENAVIMPYVNVGRGARLKNVVIDRGVEIPEGLVVGEDPQHDAQRFRTTEQGISLITQPMLDRLNT from the coding sequence ATGAGTGCCGTCGGTAATGAGCCGCTCGCCCGTCAGGCGCTGGCATTCGTCCTGGCCGGAGGTCGCGGCAGCCGGCTCCTGGAGCTGACGGATCGGCGTGCCAAGCCTGCCGTTTATTTCGGCGGCAAGTCCCGCATCATCGATTTCGCGCTGTCGAACGCCGTCAATTCGGGCATCCGCCGCATCGCGGTGGCGACCCAGTACAAGGCGCACAGCCTGATCCGGCATCTTCAGATGGGCTGGAACTTCTTCCGTCCCGAACGCAACGAGAGCTTCGACATCCTCCCCGCGAGCCAGCGCGTGTCGGAGAATATGTGGTATGTCGGCACGGCGGACGCGGTCTACCAGAACATCGACATCATCGAATCCCACGCCTGCCGCTTCATCGTGGTGCTGGCCGGCGACCACATCTATAAAATGGACTACGAGGTGATGCTGCGTCAGCACGTCGAGAGCGGCGCCGACGTCACGGTCGGCTGCCTTGAGATGCCGCGCGCGGAATCCTCGGGGTTCGGCATCATGCATATCGACGAGAACGGCTGGATTCAGGAGTTTCTGGAGAAGCCGAAAGATCCGCCACCGATGCCGGGCAAGCCGGACGTTTCGCTCGCCAGCATGGGCATCTACGTGTTCAACGCCAAACTCCTGTTCGACCAGCTGAAGCGCGACGCCGAGGACCCGAACTCCAACCACGATTTCGGCAGGGACATCATTCCCTATCTCGTCAAGAACGGCCGCGCCATCGCGCACCAGTTCTCGACGTCCTGCGTGCGCTCCAGCAGCAACAACGGCGCCTATTGGCGCGATGTCGGCACCGTCGACGCTTACTGGTCCGCCAACATCGATCTCACCGACGTCGTGCCGGAGCTCGATCTGTTCGACCGCGCCTGGCCGATCTGGTCCTATGCGGAGATCACGCCGCCGGCCAAATTCGTCCATGACGAGGAAAGCCGGCGCGGCCAGGCCGTGAGCTCGCTGGTCTCCGGCGGCTGCATCATCTCTGGCGCCTCGCTGCGCCGCTCGCTGCTGTTCACCGGCGTGCGCGTCAATTCCTACGCCAATGTCGAGAACGCCGTGATCATGCCCTATGTGAATGTCGGCCGCGGTGCGCGGCTGAAGAACGTCGTGATCGATCGCGGCGTCGAGATTCCGGAAGGGCTCGTCGTCGGCGAGGACCCGCAGCATGATGCCCAGCGCTTTCGCACCACCGAGCAGGGCATCTCGCTCATCACCCAGCCGATGCTCGACAGGCTCAATACATGA
- a CDS encoding ABC transporter permease, translating into MSTYSLSDGLASGAPRLSRAPLLAGWVRESGVGVLGSIAWIAFGLSCLWWTDVGDWSRTHSLGIAAFIIAAIALFGTVGADYLGSTGKALQKRAPWLVALGAFLTVWEVATAKFAWLPLPFFPPPQAIIEVYTDDLPKLLDSVFASVKLQLGGYLIGATVGFLTGVSIGWSRAVGYWVHPVLRFIGPLPATAWLPIAFFTFPSSWSASTFLIALATGFPVTVLTWSGVASVSNAYYDVARTLGAKPSFLVLKVAIPAALPHVFVGLFMGLGSSFAVLVVAEMIGVKAGLGWYLQWAQGWAAYANMYAALIVMSLLCSGAITLLFSIRDRLLVWQKGTVKW; encoded by the coding sequence ATGTCGACGTATTCGCTGTCTGACGGCCTCGCCTCCGGCGCGCCGCGCCTCTCGCGCGCGCCGCTGCTCGCCGGCTGGGTGCGGGAATCCGGCGTCGGCGTTCTCGGAAGCATCGCCTGGATCGCCTTCGGCCTGTCCTGCCTGTGGTGGACGGATGTCGGCGACTGGTCCCGGACGCATTCGCTCGGCATCGCGGCCTTCATCATCGCGGCCATCGCGCTGTTCGGCACCGTCGGCGCCGACTATCTCGGTTCGACCGGGAAGGCGTTGCAGAAGAGGGCACCGTGGCTGGTCGCGCTCGGGGCGTTTCTGACGGTTTGGGAGGTCGCGACCGCAAAGTTCGCCTGGTTGCCGCTGCCGTTCTTCCCGCCGCCGCAGGCGATCATCGAGGTCTACACCGATGATCTGCCGAAGCTGCTCGACAGCGTGTTCGCGTCCGTCAAGCTGCAGCTCGGTGGCTATCTGATCGGTGCGACGGTCGGATTCCTGACCGGCGTCTCGATCGGCTGGTCGCGCGCGGTCGGCTATTGGGTGCATCCGGTGTTGCGCTTCATCGGCCCGCTGCCGGCGACCGCCTGGCTGCCGATCGCCTTCTTCACCTTCCCGTCGAGCTGGAGCGCCTCGACCTTCCTGATCGCGCTGGCGACGGGCTTTCCGGTGACGGTGCTGACCTGGTCGGGCGTCGCGAGCGTCAGCAATGCCTATTACGACGTCGCGCGCACGCTCGGCGCCAAGCCGTCGTTCCTGGTGCTGAAGGTCGCAATCCCGGCCGCACTGCCGCATGTCTTCGTCGGCCTGTTCATGGGGCTCGGCTCGTCCTTTGCTGTGCTCGTGGTCGCCGAGATGATCGGCGTCAAGGCCGGGCTCGGCTGGTACCTGCAATGGGCGCAGGGCTGGGCTGCCTACGCCAACATGTATGCGGCGCTGATCGTGATGTCGCTGCTTTGCTCCGGCGCCATCACGCTGCTGTTCTCAATCCGCGACCGCCTGCTGGTCTGGCAGAAGGGGACCGTGAAATGGTAA
- a CDS encoding ABC transporter substrate-binding protein, which yields MNNDTKRSGSGLDRRHLLQAGLAAAFAAPLGALGAQAFAPRAVAPGVDFSEFPLCRTASDAPALTGAPRKLKLSWNAGAVCLAPVPVAIEHGFFQKHNLEVELVNYSGSTDQLLEAIATGKSDAGLGMALRWLKPLEQGFDVKIAAGTHGGCMRVLSRTDSGVAKLADLKGKIVAVGDLAGPDKNFFSIQLAKLGIDPIRDVDWRAYPGNLLNVAVEKGEVQAFLSSDPLAYLWLKDTQYKEVASNLDGEFREKSCCILGLRGSLVREEPQVARAITQALLDAAMFTSQNASLAAKSFQPYAPKAATLADIEGMVRYHTHHHHPVGDVLKRELKAYADDLKSVQVFKASTDTAKFAERIYVDVFAV from the coding sequence ATGAACAACGACACCAAGCGGAGCGGATCGGGGCTTGATCGGCGCCATCTGCTTCAGGCGGGGCTTGCAGCGGCTTTCGCCGCGCCGCTCGGCGCGCTGGGCGCACAGGCCTTTGCACCGCGCGCCGTCGCGCCCGGCGTCGACTTCTCGGAATTCCCGCTGTGCCGGACCGCGTCCGATGCGCCCGCGCTCACTGGGGCGCCGCGCAAGCTGAAATTATCCTGGAATGCCGGCGCTGTCTGCCTCGCGCCGGTACCGGTTGCCATCGAGCACGGCTTCTTCCAGAAGCACAATCTCGAGGTCGAACTCGTCAACTATTCGGGCTCGACCGACCAGCTGCTCGAGGCGATTGCGACCGGCAAGAGCGATGCCGGCCTCGGCATGGCGCTGCGCTGGCTGAAGCCGCTGGAGCAGGGCTTTGACGTCAAGATCGCCGCCGGCACGCATGGCGGCTGCATGCGCGTGCTGTCGCGCACCGATTCCGGCGTCGCCAAGCTCGCCGACCTCAAGGGCAAGATCGTCGCGGTCGGCGATCTCGCCGGTCCCGACAAGAATTTCTTCTCGATCCAGCTCGCCAAGCTCGGCATCGACCCGATCAGGGACGTCGACTGGCGCGCCTATCCGGGCAATCTCCTCAACGTCGCGGTGGAGAAGGGCGAGGTGCAGGCGTTCCTGTCGTCCGACCCGCTCGCCTATCTCTGGCTCAAGGATACGCAGTACAAGGAAGTCGCCTCCAACCTCGACGGCGAATTCCGCGAGAAGAGCTGCTGCATCCTCGGCCTGCGCGGCTCGCTTGTGCGCGAAGAACCTCAAGTCGCGCGCGCCATCACCCAAGCGCTGCTCGATGCGGCGATGTTCACCTCCCAGAATGCGTCGCTTGCGGCAAAATCGTTCCAGCCCTATGCGCCGAAGGCCGCCACGCTCGCCGATATCGAGGGCATGGTGCGCTACCACACCCACCATCATCATCCCGTCGGCGACGTGCTCAAGCGCGAGCTCAAGGCCTACGCCGACGATCTCAAGAGCGTGCAGGTCTTCAAGGCCAGCACCGACACGGCCAAATTCGCGGAGCGCATCTATGTCGACGTATTCGCTGTCTGA
- the glgA gene encoding glycogen synthase GlgA: protein MTPVRVLAVASEVYPIVKTGGLADVAGALPVALKAHDVEMRTLMPGYPDVMRIVAGTQEIWRWPNYFGGPGRLLAGSYDGLDLFVLDVPHLYARPGNPYVTPDGVDWPDNGLRFAALSRVAADIGHGLVPAFVPDVVHAHDWQAGLAPAYLHYDNRPRPATVMTIHNMAYQGKFARELIGSIGLPWGSFNVHGLEYFGGISFLKAGLQFADRITTVSPTYAREIQSDEGGMGLGGLLRERAHVLSGILNGIDISVWNPQADPHIAYRYGADELTFRAANKAVLQQQFNLDSSDEAPLLGVISRLSWQKGLDLLLETIPTILGEGMQLALLGSGDRDLQDRYQAAARANPGRIGVVIGYDEILAHLLQAGSDALIVPSRFEPCGLTQLCALRYGAVPIVSRVGGLEDTIVDIGEADASGRDATGFKFAPVTAEALAGTLRKANTAFHDKQTWRRLQRNGLATDVSWRNRAGDYAALYRSLMTERA, encoded by the coding sequence ATGACGCCTGTTCGCGTCCTCGCGGTCGCTTCCGAAGTCTATCCCATCGTCAAGACCGGCGGCCTCGCCGATGTCGCCGGTGCGCTGCCGGTCGCGTTGAAGGCACACGACGTCGAGATGCGCACCTTGATGCCGGGTTATCCCGACGTGATGCGGATTGTCGCCGGCACGCAGGAAATCTGGCGCTGGCCGAACTATTTCGGCGGACCTGGCCGGCTGCTCGCAGGCTCCTACGACGGGCTCGACCTGTTCGTGCTCGACGTGCCGCATCTCTATGCGCGGCCGGGCAATCCCTATGTCACCCCTGATGGCGTCGACTGGCCGGACAATGGCCTGCGCTTCGCGGCGCTGTCGCGCGTCGCCGCCGATATCGGCCACGGCCTCGTGCCCGCGTTCGTGCCGGATGTCGTGCACGCCCATGACTGGCAGGCCGGGCTCGCGCCGGCCTATCTGCACTATGACAATCGCCCGCGGCCGGCCACCGTGATGACCATCCACAACATGGCCTATCAGGGCAAGTTCGCACGTGAGCTGATCGGGTCGATCGGCCTGCCCTGGGGCTCGTTCAACGTTCATGGCCTCGAATATTTCGGCGGCATCAGCTTCCTGAAGGCCGGCCTGCAATTCGCCGACCGCATCACCACGGTGTCGCCGACCTACGCGCGGGAGATCCAGAGCGACGAAGGCGGCATGGGGCTCGGCGGTCTCTTGCGCGAACGCGCGCATGTGCTGAGCGGCATCCTCAACGGCATCGACATCTCGGTGTGGAATCCGCAAGCAGATCCGCACATCGCCTACCGTTACGGCGCCGACGAGCTCACGTTCCGGGCCGCCAACAAGGCGGTGCTGCAGCAGCAATTCAATCTCGATTCCTCGGACGAGGCACCGCTGCTCGGCGTCATCAGCCGGCTGTCGTGGCAGAAGGGGCTCGATCTCCTGCTCGAGACCATTCCGACTATCTTGGGCGAAGGCATGCAGCTCGCGCTGCTCGGCAGCGGCGACCGCGATCTCCAGGACCGCTATCAGGCTGCGGCCCGCGCCAATCCCGGCCGGATCGGCGTCGTGATCGGCTATGACGAAATCCTGGCGCACCTGCTCCAGGCCGGATCGGACGCGCTGATCGTGCCCTCGCGTTTCGAGCCATGCGGCCTGACCCAGCTCTGCGCGCTGCGCTATGGCGCGGTCCCGATCGTCTCGCGCGTCGGCGGGCTCGAGGACACTATCGTCGATATCGGCGAGGCCGACGCATCCGGCCGCGATGCCACCGGTTTCAAGTTCGCGCCTGTGACGGCGGAGGCCCTCGCCGGCACGCTGCGCAAGGCCAACACCGCCTTCCACGACAAGCAGACCTGGCGGCGTCTGCAACGCAACGGCCTTGCGACCGACGTCTCCTGGCGCAACCGCGCCGGCGACTATGCCGCGCTGTATCGCAGCCTGATGACGGAGCGCGCCTGA